The Beijerinckiaceae bacterium genome has a window encoding:
- a CDS encoding NYN domain-containing protein: protein MADQERIALFIDGANLYATAKSLGFDIDYKRLLKEFQTRGKLIRAFYYTALVEDQEYSSIRPLVDWLDYNGYAVVTKPTKEFVDSLGRRKVKGNMDIELAVDAMEMADHIDHLVLFSGDGDFRSLVEAVQRKGVRVSVVSTNATQPAMVADELRRQADEFIDILHLAPKIGRDISERSERPQKAQERRTAPVGSFDPALADDRLG from the coding sequence ATGGCTGATCAAGAGCGAATTGCGCTATTTATCGACGGCGCGAATTTATATGCGACCGCGAAGTCGCTTGGTTTTGATATTGATTACAAGCGGTTGCTCAAAGAGTTCCAAACCAGAGGGAAGCTCATCCGAGCTTTCTATTATACAGCGTTGGTTGAAGATCAGGAATATTCTTCAATTCGCCCTCTGGTCGATTGGCTGGATTACAATGGCTACGCTGTCGTAACGAAGCCAACCAAGGAATTCGTGGATTCGCTCGGACGCCGCAAGGTCAAGGGCAACATGGACATAGAGCTTGCCGTTGACGCCATGGAAATGGCTGATCATATTGATCATTTGGTTCTTTTTTCGGGTGATGGCGATTTCCGCTCGCTGGTCGAAGCCGTCCAGCGCAAGGGAGTTCGGGTATCGGTTGTGTCTACCAATGCGACTCAGCCGGCCATGGTAGCCGATGAATTGCGTCGTCAAGCCGATGAATTCATCGATATACTTCACCTTGCTCCGAAAATTGGCCGTGACATCTCCGAAAGGTCTGAACGTCCGCAAAAGGCGCAGGAACGACGCACCGCCCCCGTGGGCAGTTTCGATCCAGCTCTGGCCGACGACCGGCTAGGTTGA
- a CDS encoding pyridoxine 5'-phosphate synthase: MAASNSVRLGVNIDHVATLRNARGGAFPDPVRAAHLAVKAGADGITAHLREDRRHIRDEDMARLKREIAKPLNFEMAATDDMVAVALDTRPHACCLVPEKRSERTTEGGLDVIGGHDHLKIVTAELLKAGIRVSLFIEPSLEAVKASRSIGAPVIEFHTGAWCDALTHAENQRAQNELARIKTAAALANGLGLECHAGHGLDFATAKIVAGLPEIVELNIGHFLIGEAVFIGLDAAIKKMRMAMDEGRRTAS, encoded by the coding sequence ATGGCTGCGTCGAACTCCGTGCGGCTCGGCGTCAATATCGACCACGTCGCGACACTGCGCAACGCGCGCGGCGGCGCTTTTCCCGATCCCGTACGCGCCGCCCATCTTGCGGTGAAGGCCGGCGCCGATGGGATTACCGCGCATCTCCGCGAAGACCGCCGGCACATTCGCGACGAGGACATGGCGCGGCTGAAACGGGAAATTGCAAAGCCGCTGAATTTCGAAATGGCGGCGACCGACGACATGGTCGCGGTGGCCCTCGACACGCGGCCGCATGCCTGTTGCCTGGTTCCCGAAAAGCGGAGCGAGCGTACCACCGAGGGCGGCCTGGACGTCATCGGCGGCCATGACCATTTGAAAATCGTGACCGCTGAATTGCTGAAAGCCGGGATTCGGGTCTCGTTGTTTATCGAACCATCCTTGGAGGCCGTAAAGGCATCGCGCTCGATCGGCGCGCCCGTCATCGAATTTCATACCGGCGCCTGGTGCGATGCGCTCACCCATGCCGAAAACCAGCGCGCCCAAAATGAGTTGGCGCGCATCAAGACGGCGGCGGCGCTTGCGAACGGGTTGGGACTTGAATGTCACGCCGGCCACGGTCTCGATTTTGCCACCGCCAAGATCGTCGCCGGATTACCGGAAATCGTCGAATTGAATATTGGTCATTTTCTGATCGGCGAGGCCGTGTTCATTGGACTCGACGCCGCCATCAAGAAGATGCGCATGGCGATGGATGAGGGTCGCCGGACGGCGAGCTAG
- a CDS encoding DNA-directed RNA polymerase subunit omega produces the protein MARVTVEDCIDKVENRFELVLIASHRARMIASGAQIMVERDNDKNPVIALREIAEATLAPEDLKEDFIQSLQKHVEVDEPEAEAVPALSSAPEGTQSDSLGDMQFDRMTEEDLLRGLEGLVPPAETEDDGD, from the coding sequence ATGGCCCGCGTCACCGTTGAAGATTGTATTGACAAGGTCGAGAATCGTTTCGAACTCGTTTTGATCGCAAGTCATCGGGCGCGGATGATCGCTTCCGGCGCGCAGATCATGGTCGAGCGCGACAATGATAAAAACCCCGTGATTGCCTTGCGTGAGATCGCGGAAGCGACCCTGGCGCCAGAAGACCTCAAAGAGGATTTTATCCAATCCTTGCAAAAACACGTTGAGGTGGATGAACCCGAGGCTGAAGCTGTCCCGGCGCTTTCCTCCGCTCCGGAGGGGACCCAGTCCGATTCCCTCGGCGATATGCAGTTTGACAGAATGACCGAGGAAGATCTTTTGCGTGGCCTTGAGGGCCTGGTTCCACCGGCCGAAACCGAAGACGACGGTGACTAG
- a CDS encoding TonB-dependent receptor, whose product MRSNFSTRRRAHPLAFLMVTTSLWPLGVQAQQAAESAQLPAVEVTATGLAIGPEGDLNTTPESLYQTPLGQVETTIPADRMINTQAFSVFDVLRDSPGVSLKQGNGPRDVGISIRGSNAQVGFGIRNVVIFEDGFPVTQPDGLSRTDLTDPHAYGAIDVIRGPSSALYGNYATGGALNFRMRTGAEVNGIEVGTDAGSFGYLNNYLAYGLKSGNFDVSLFTSNVIGNGPTNHNLFNTQTINFLGSYSPTPDDKITLKLISNRLYGDLSVRLNLNQFYQNPYQRNCYVFASTTAAKAAGCGTNNILKNGFFGATVPETAYQAGFHRNDTRSILGLRWEHNLDNNSIWRTQVVLDDKNYNQPTGATSSLGDEPAINFMSDITSRGTVFGLEAVHFGGVYFNTERTTGYTYNLRPGSNAPLAGVTQIVPSQQTNMGLHGREEIRFNEFLTGVAGLGAEYTNVNGTLNAFSYPKGIPTSSLTSANNDYYNIAPEGALVFRPDSDWLIKARVATGYGTPQASNLFVTPTGVAGNNTQLKSQTNLGYDLSAVWTPLDTVRLSVTGFYEFFRNELISQSPGPSPLLTYTFNAPRSEHRGVEVAGEWRFYPGWKARLAYTYDNQIYTQYSEQLSAGKKTSVFDRAGHWLPGVAPNEFTARLGYDVPTGPAKGLGAYAEYYLTDSFYADNGNLLKIPGYRIVNLNLHYDADIQNSFIQKIGAYFEVRNVFNNTYIASANNVTNSISAVTGFQNPATVLAANGGANSGTIYAGFPRVFVGGIRVKF is encoded by the coding sequence ATGCGCTCCAATTTCTCGACGCGCCGGCGTGCGCACCCGCTTGCCTTTCTCATGGTTACCACATCCCTCTGGCCGCTCGGGGTTCAGGCCCAGCAAGCTGCCGAATCGGCGCAGCTCCCGGCCGTCGAGGTCACCGCGACCGGCTTGGCAATCGGCCCGGAAGGAGATCTGAACACGACCCCGGAGTCTCTCTATCAAACGCCTCTGGGACAGGTCGAGACCACGATCCCCGCGGACCGGATGATCAATACGCAGGCCTTCTCCGTCTTTGACGTCTTGCGGGACAGCCCCGGTGTTTCTTTGAAGCAAGGCAATGGGCCGCGCGACGTCGGGATCTCGATAAGGGGCTCGAATGCGCAAGTCGGCTTCGGCATTCGCAACGTCGTAATTTTCGAGGATGGATTTCCGGTGACGCAACCGGACGGGCTCTCGCGGACGGACCTGACCGATCCCCATGCCTATGGCGCGATCGACGTCATCCGCGGGCCGTCCTCGGCGCTGTACGGAAATTACGCGACCGGCGGCGCCCTCAATTTTCGGATGCGAACGGGTGCGGAGGTGAACGGCATCGAGGTCGGAACCGACGCGGGCAGCTTCGGCTATCTCAACAATTACCTCGCTTACGGTCTCAAGAGCGGCAATTTCGACGTGTCGCTGTTTACCAGCAATGTGATCGGCAATGGACCGACCAATCACAATTTGTTCAACACCCAGACGATCAATTTTCTTGGCTCTTATTCCCCGACCCCGGATGACAAGATCACGCTTAAACTGATCAGCAACCGGCTCTACGGCGATCTGTCGGTTCGTCTCAACCTCAACCAGTTCTACCAAAATCCCTATCAACGAAACTGCTATGTCTTCGCCAGCACAACGGCGGCAAAGGCGGCCGGCTGCGGAACCAATAACATCCTGAAAAACGGCTTCTTTGGCGCCACGGTTCCTGAGACCGCCTATCAGGCTGGGTTCCACCGCAACGACACACGGTCGATCCTGGGCCTACGCTGGGAGCATAATCTCGACAATAACTCCATCTGGCGAACCCAAGTTGTCCTCGACGACAAGAACTACAATCAGCCGACGGGCGCCACCAGCTCCCTTGGCGATGAGCCAGCCATCAACTTCATGTCCGACATCACCAGCCGAGGGACCGTCTTTGGCTTGGAAGCCGTGCATTTTGGTGGGGTCTATTTCAACACCGAGAGAACGACCGGCTATACATACAATCTCCGTCCGGGGTCCAATGCGCCGCTCGCAGGGGTGACTCAGATCGTCCCCTCCCAGCAAACCAACATGGGGCTGCATGGGCGCGAAGAAATCCGGTTCAATGAATTTTTGACCGGGGTCGCTGGTTTAGGGGCCGAATATACGAATGTGAACGGAACCCTGAACGCATTTAGCTACCCGAAGGGTATTCCGACTAGCAGCTTAACTTCGGCAAACAATGACTATTACAACATCGCTCCCGAAGGCGCGCTGGTCTTTCGCCCCGACAGCGATTGGCTGATCAAGGCGAGAGTCGCGACCGGCTATGGAACACCGCAAGCCAGCAACCTCTTCGTCACCCCAACGGGCGTGGCGGGGAATAACACGCAGCTGAAATCCCAAACCAACCTCGGCTATGATCTTTCTGCCGTCTGGACACCGCTGGATACCGTAAGACTGAGCGTAACAGGGTTCTACGAATTCTTCCGCAACGAATTGATCTCGCAATCGCCTGGCCCGTCGCCGCTGCTGACATATACGTTCAATGCCCCGCGCTCGGAGCATCGCGGCGTCGAAGTCGCGGGCGAATGGCGGTTTTACCCAGGATGGAAGGCGAGGCTCGCCTACACCTACGATAACCAGATTTACACCCAATATTCGGAGCAGCTCAGCGCGGGGAAAAAGACCTCGGTTTTCGACCGGGCCGGTCATTGGCTTCCGGGGGTCGCTCCGAACGAGTTCACCGCTCGGCTCGGCTATGATGTGCCGACCGGCCCGGCGAAAGGCCTTGGAGCCTATGCCGAATATTATTTGACCGACTCTTTCTATGCGGACAACGGCAATCTGTTGAAGATCCCGGGCTACCGGATCGTCAATTTGAACCTTCATTATGACGCCGACATTCAAAACTCCTTCATTCAGAAGATCGGCGCCTATTTCGAGGTTCGCAACGTCTTCAACAACACCTACATTGCGTCCGCGAACAATGTCACCAACTCGATCAGCGCGGTCACCGGATTTCAGAACCCGGCCACGGTGCTGGCGGCAAATGGCGGTGCCAATAGCGGCACGATCTATGCGGGCTTTCCGCGTGTCTTCGTCGGGGGTATTAGAGTGAAGTTCTGA
- a CDS encoding bifunctional (p)ppGpp synthetase/guanosine-3',5'-bis(diphosphate) 3'-pyrophosphohydrolase, with protein sequence MMRQYELVDRVRRYNPQADEVSLNRAYVYAMKAHGAQKRASGDPYFSHPLEVAAILTDMKLDDATIVAAVLHDTIEDTDSTREEIDRLFGSDIGRLVDGLTKLKKLDLVSKRAEQAENFRKLLLAVAEDVRVLLVKLADRLHNMRTLHFVAPDKRARIAEETLDIYAPLAGRMGMQTMRDELEDLAFRHLMPDAYAMIQARLEDLRRKNGKIIVKIEKELTAELAARGIEAKVEGRQKQPYSVWRKMERKSIAFEQLSDIFGFRVVVSGVEDCYRVIGVVHTKWAVVPNRFKDYISTPKQNDYQSVHTTVVGPGRQRVELQVRTAEMHDIARNGIAAHALYKDGRISDRESLTSESRSYQWLRRTIALLAEGATPEEFLEHTKLELFHDQVFCFTPNGRLIALPRGATPIDFAYAVHTDVGNSAVGAKINGRHAPLLSELQNGDEVEITRAEGQTPPAAWEGLVITGKARSAIRRATRDAVRAQFASLGRQIVSRAFERAGKAYSDEKLKTSLPRLGRTNIEDVLVGVGRGEMFSGDVVKAVYPEFMEERKAVVASPRGEAGWFGLKKASSLVFKIPGGSELDPTSIPIRGPHGDLPVRFAPSGGAVPGDRIVGILTPGEGITIYPIQSPDLTAFDEEPERWLDVRWDIEESRHELFPARLLITAINEPGTLGTIATVIGDHSANIDTITIKPLSADFREMIIDVEVNDLKHLNTIISHLRARPVVHKVERVNG encoded by the coding sequence ATGATGCGGCAATACGAACTCGTCGATCGGGTACGGCGCTATAATCCGCAAGCCGACGAGGTCTCGCTCAATCGCGCCTATGTCTATGCCATGAAGGCCCATGGGGCGCAAAAGCGCGCTTCCGGCGATCCCTATTTTTCGCATCCTCTCGAAGTCGCGGCCATCCTCACCGACATGAAGCTCGACGATGCGACCATCGTCGCCGCGGTCTTGCATGACACGATCGAAGATACCGATTCGACGCGGGAGGAGATCGACCGGCTTTTCGGCAGCGATATCGGCCGTCTCGTCGACGGGCTAACAAAGCTCAAGAAGCTCGACCTTGTCTCCAAGCGGGCTGAGCAGGCGGAAAATTTCCGCAAGCTGCTTCTCGCCGTGGCCGAGGATGTGCGGGTTCTCCTCGTCAAGCTCGCCGACCGGCTGCACAATATGCGCACACTGCATTTCGTGGCGCCCGATAAACGCGCCAGGATCGCCGAAGAAACCCTCGATATCTATGCGCCGCTGGCCGGCCGCATGGGCATGCAGACGATGCGCGACGAGCTTGAGGATTTGGCGTTTCGCCATCTCATGCCCGACGCCTATGCGATGATCCAGGCACGGCTCGAGGATCTGCGCCGCAAAAACGGGAAGATCATCGTAAAGATCGAGAAGGAACTCACCGCCGAACTTGCCGCGCGCGGCATCGAAGCCAAGGTCGAAGGCCGCCAGAAACAGCCCTATTCGGTGTGGCGCAAGATGGAGCGCAAATCGATTGCCTTCGAACAGCTGTCCGACATCTTCGGCTTCCGCGTCGTCGTCTCCGGCGTCGAGGATTGCTACCGCGTCATCGGCGTCGTCCATACGAAATGGGCGGTCGTGCCAAACCGTTTCAAGGACTATATTTCAACGCCCAAGCAGAACGATTATCAGTCCGTCCACACAACGGTCGTGGGACCCGGCCGGCAGCGGGTCGAACTGCAAGTGCGCACCGCCGAGATGCACGATATCGCCCGCAACGGCATCGCGGCGCATGCGCTCTATAAAGATGGCCGCATTTCCGACCGGGAAAGCTTGACGAGCGAAAGCCGCTCCTATCAATGGCTGCGCCGCACCATCGCCCTGCTCGCCGAAGGGGCGACGCCCGAGGAATTTCTCGAACACACCAAGCTCGAACTTTTTCATGATCAGGTTTTCTGTTTCACGCCGAATGGCCGGCTCATCGCTTTGCCACGCGGCGCAACCCCGATCGACTTTGCCTACGCCGTCCACACCGATGTCGGCAATTCCGCCGTGGGCGCCAAGATCAACGGGCGCCACGCGCCGCTTTTGTCCGAACTTCAAAACGGCGACGAAGTCGAGATTACCCGCGCCGAAGGCCAGACGCCGCCCGCGGCCTGGGAAGGTCTCGTCATCACCGGCAAGGCGCGCTCGGCAATCCGGCGGGCGACCCGCGATGCGGTGCGGGCCCAGTTCGCCAGTCTTGGACGCCAGATTGTCAGCCGCGCGTTCGAACGGGCCGGCAAGGCCTACTCCGACGAAAAACTGAAAACCTCATTGCCGAGGCTCGGCCGGACCAACATTGAAGATGTCCTCGTCGGTGTTGGGCGCGGCGAGATGTTTTCCGGCGATGTGGTCAAGGCGGTCTATCCCGAATTTATGGAAGAGCGCAAAGCCGTCGTCGCAAGTCCGCGCGGAGAAGCCGGCTGGTTCGGCCTGAAGAAGGCCTCAAGTCTGGTCTTCAAAATTCCAGGCGGCAGTGAGTTGGATCCAACCTCGATCCCGATCCGCGGTCCGCACGGCGACCTGCCGGTGCGCTTCGCGCCGAGCGGGGGAGCCGTGCCTGGCGATCGCATCGTCGGCATTCTGACTCCGGGGGAAGGAATCACGATCTACCCGATCCAATCTCCCGATCTGACCGCCTTCGATGAAGAGCCCGAGCGTTGGCTCGATGTGCGTTGGGACATCGAGGAGAGCCGTCACGAGCTGTTCCCGGCCCGCCTCTTGATCACGGCGATCAACGAGCCGGGGACCTTGGGGACGATCGCCACCGTGATCGGCGATCATTCCGCCAATATCGACACGATTACGATCAAGCCGCTATCCGCCGACTTCCGCGAAATGATCATCGACGTGGAAGTCAATGATCTAAAACATTTGAACACGATCATCTCGCATTTGCGGGCGCGCCCGGTGGTTCACAAGGTCGAACGGGTGAACGGATAA
- a CDS encoding cyclic nucleotide-binding protein has translation MQTLARVPFFKDVADLDFERFDRRCNWRRYNEGETVVDYEDESSDVYFIISGEVRILIRTLAGKEIILGETKAGQFFGEMAAIDGAKRSANVTALTNSELCIMPTTVFREVIFASPTTCERILRLLTGRVRELNARLAEHSIFDLKHRLYSELLRMAHPRPGRPDERAVTPPPFHHVLAARIGCRREQVTRELSAMSEEGLVEKTRGALILLRPQVLEARLNEAMREGG, from the coding sequence ATGCAGACCCTTGCCCGTGTTCCATTCTTTAAAGACGTCGCCGACCTCGATTTCGAACGGTTCGACCGGCGCTGCAATTGGCGGCGATACAATGAAGGGGAAACCGTCGTCGATTACGAAGACGAATCCTCGGATGTTTATTTTATCATTTCCGGCGAAGTCAGGATTCTGATTCGGACCCTCGCCGGCAAGGAGATCATTCTAGGCGAGACCAAAGCTGGCCAATTTTTTGGGGAGATGGCGGCGATCGACGGTGCGAAACGCTCGGCCAATGTGACCGCCCTGACCAATTCCGAACTCTGCATTATGCCGACCACCGTCTTTCGTGAAGTGATTTTCGCTTCGCCCACGACATGCGAACGCATTCTGCGGCTGCTGACCGGACGTGTGCGCGAGCTCAATGCGCGGCTGGCGGAACATTCGATCTTCGATCTCAAGCACCGGCTCTATTCGGAGCTTTTGCGGATGGCTCATCCGCGTCCTGGCCGCCCGGACGAACGGGCGGTGACTCCTCCACCCTTCCACCATGTGCTGGCCGCGCGAATCGGCTGCCGGCGTGAACAGGTGACGCGCGAACTTTCCGCAATGAGCGAAGAAGGCCTGGTGGAAAAAACCCGCGGCGCGCTCATTTTGTTGCGACCACAGGTCCTGGAGGCTCGCCTCAACGAGGCCATGCGAGAGGGCGGCTGA
- a CDS encoding uracil-DNA glycosylase has translation MSKKIIAAGCLPSSTGRDPDFNCAVCPRLADFRAAARLAQPDWYNAPVPTFGALEARLLVVGLAPGLRGANRTGRPFTGDFAGDLLYTTLQDFKFASGRYDARADDGLQLVSCAITNAVRCVPPQNKPTPVEINNCRAFLAATISAMPELCAIVALGRVAHESVVRAFGLKLSAFPFAHGSEHVLSAEETSRDHSPKQSSHQAKAISLFSSYHCSRYNTNTGVLTPEMFRAVFARAREHLAVQAPMRRSAVP, from the coding sequence GTGAGTAAAAAGATCATCGCGGCTGGTTGTCTACCAAGTTCTACTGGCCGTGATCCCGACTTCAATTGTGCAGTTTGTCCGCGTTTGGCAGATTTTCGCGCTGCTGCCCGATTGGCCCAGCCCGATTGGTATAATGCACCGGTTCCGACTTTTGGAGCGCTGGAGGCGCGATTGCTGGTGGTCGGTCTAGCTCCCGGCCTGCGCGGCGCCAATCGGACCGGTCGGCCCTTTACCGGCGATTTCGCCGGAGATCTTCTTTATACAACGCTCCAAGATTTTAAGTTCGCCAGCGGCCGGTACGACGCCCGCGCAGATGATGGTCTGCAGCTCGTGTCCTGCGCAATCACCAATGCGGTGCGTTGCGTGCCACCGCAAAACAAGCCCACGCCGGTTGAAATTAACAATTGCCGAGCTTTTCTGGCGGCGACGATTTCGGCAATGCCGGAGCTTTGCGCCATCGTCGCGCTGGGCCGCGTGGCCCATGAATCCGTCGTTCGGGCGTTCGGATTGAAGCTGAGCGCCTTTCCCTTCGCGCATGGTTCCGAACATGTTCTTTCCGCGGAAGAAACGTCTCGGGACCATTCCCCCAAACAGTCATCGCATCAAGCCAAGGCAATCAGCCTTTTCAGCAGTTATCACTGCTCGCGGTACAACACCAATACCGGGGTGCTGACGCCGGAAATGTTTCGGGCTGTATTCGCCAGGGCCCGCGAACATCTCGCCGTCCAGGCGCCTATGCGCAGGAGTGCCGTCCCCTAA